The Shewanella sp. KX20019 genome window below encodes:
- a CDS encoding TetR/AcrR family transcriptional regulator, which produces MANRSDTKTRILDAAEKLFAERGFSETSLRLITSKAEVNLASVNYHFGSKKELIRAVLARYLDVFMPTAAEAIIAVRDADANASLDDIFSTLVNPLLDLNQVRAEGTTTFLQLLGRGYIESQGHLRWFITTHYGKYLSLFVKAVGESTPHIPPAEMFWRLHFTLGTVVFTMASADALTEIAAADFGEHNDIEAVIRKVIPYLSAGVSVPVNKDAM; this is translated from the coding sequence ATGGCAAATCGCTCCGATACAAAAACAAGAATACTGGATGCAGCAGAAAAGCTATTTGCAGAGAGAGGTTTTTCAGAAACATCTCTTAGACTAATCACAAGTAAGGCTGAAGTAAACCTAGCATCTGTTAATTACCATTTCGGCTCAAAAAAAGAGTTGATAAGAGCGGTTTTAGCACGTTATCTAGATGTCTTTATGCCAACTGCTGCCGAGGCTATTATAGCGGTCCGCGATGCTGATGCGAATGCATCGCTAGATGATATATTTTCAACCTTGGTTAATCCATTGCTCGATCTTAATCAAGTTAGGGCGGAAGGCACAACGACCTTTTTGCAACTTTTAGGACGAGGTTATATTGAAAGCCAAGGACATCTGCGCTGGTTTATAACTACCCATTACGGCAAGTACCTAAGCTTATTTGTTAAAGCCGTTGGAGAGAGTACACCACATATTCCACCCGCAGAGATGTTTTGGCGTTTACACTTTACCTTAGGTACGGTTGTTTTCACTATGGCTTCAGCAGACGCACTAACTGAAATTGCTGCTGCAGATTTTGGCGAACACAATGATATAGAAGCGGTTATTCGAAAAGTTATCCCTTATCTATCGGCGGGGGTATCGGTTCCTGTTAACAAGGATGCAATGTAG
- a CDS encoding MurR/RpiR family transcriptional regulator: MNTLEKVQKSLTHFSKSERKVAEVILSSPQTAIHSSIATLAKMADVSEPTVNRFCRRLDTKGFPDFKLHLAQSLANGTPYVSRHVEEDDSPDSYTTKIFESSMASLDTARQSIDTAAINKAVDVLTQAKKISFFGLGASASVAHDAQNKFFRFNVPVICFDDVLMQRMSCINSNEGDVVVLISHTGRTKSLIDIAKLARENGAAVIGITARNSPLSTVCTLPVTMEVPEDTDMYLPMASRLAQLVIIDVLATGFTLRRGPRFRENLKRVKEVLKESRIDKDPIL, from the coding sequence ATGAATACCTTAGAAAAGGTCCAAAAAAGCCTTACCCATTTTAGTAAATCTGAACGTAAAGTAGCCGAAGTTATCCTTTCTTCACCGCAAACGGCAATTCACTCTAGTATAGCTACACTGGCCAAAATGGCAGATGTCAGTGAACCGACGGTAAACCGTTTCTGCCGCCGTCTTGATACTAAGGGTTTCCCAGACTTTAAGTTGCACCTTGCCCAAAGCCTTGCTAATGGTACACCATATGTAAGCCGCCACGTAGAAGAGGACGATAGCCCAGACTCATATACTACAAAAATATTTGAGTCATCGATGGCATCGCTCGATACCGCGAGACAAAGCATAGATACCGCTGCAATTAACAAGGCTGTTGATGTTCTTACTCAAGCAAAGAAAATCTCTTTCTTTGGTCTTGGTGCATCAGCATCCGTTGCTCATGACGCCCAAAATAAATTTTTCCGCTTTAATGTTCCAGTCATCTGCTTTGACGATGTTCTTATGCAACGCATGAGTTGTATTAACAGCAATGAAGGTGACGTTGTGGTACTTATTTCACATACAGGCCGAACTAAGTCACTCATTGATATAGCAAAGCTGGCTAGAGAGAATGGCGCTGCCGTCATAGGTATCACCGCCCGTAACTCGCCTCTCTCTACCGTCTGTACACTGCCTGTAACGATGGAAGTCCCAGAAGACACAGATATGTACCTCCCTATGGCTTCACGTTTGGCACAGTTGGTTATAATTGATGTATTAGCGACAGGATTTACATTGCGAAGAGGTCCTCGATTCCGTGAAAACCTGAAGCGAGTTAAAGAAGTATTGAAAGAATCTAGAATAGACAAAGATCCCATTCTGTAA
- a CDS encoding YchJ family protein, translated as MMNPNIDPTRPCPCCSLKTYNDCCQPLHLGVKALNPEQLMRSRFSAFYLGLFAYLIDTHHKNYLFDLTQQTLSDGPQPHWLTLDVISSNVIGDQGTVTFQAWFRDNKSNALDAIHEYSNFIKENGRWYYTDGVQKDPVYPKRNALCVCGSSKKFKQCCL; from the coding sequence ATGATGAACCCGAACATTGATCCCACAAGACCTTGCCCTTGTTGCTCACTTAAGACCTATAACGATTGCTGCCAACCACTGCACTTGGGTGTCAAAGCACTAAATCCTGAACAATTAATGCGCTCACGCTTTAGTGCTTTCTATTTAGGGTTGTTTGCGTACCTCATTGACACTCACCATAAAAATTATCTATTTGACTTAACGCAACAAACGTTAAGTGATGGTCCACAACCACATTGGTTAACGTTAGATGTCATTTCATCTAACGTCATTGGTGACCAAGGTACTGTTACCTTCCAAGCGTGGTTCAGAGACAACAAGAGCAACGCCCTTGATGCGATACATGAATACTCTAATTTTATAAAGGAAAATGGTCGCTGGTATTACACCGATGGCGTACAGAAAGATCCTGTTTATCCCAAGAGAAATGCATTGTGTGTTTGCGGTAGCAGCAAGAAGTTTAAGCAGTGTTGCTTGTAA
- the pyk gene encoding pyruvate kinase: MFRRTKIVTTLGPATDRDDNLRRIIAAGANVVRLNFSHGVPEDHKKRADDTRAIAKELGVHVAVLGDLQGPKIRISTFKDNKKVQLTLGQAYTLDGDLGKGEGDENQVGIDYKELPKDVSLGDILMLDDGRVQLRVEKVDGNKVHTIVTVAGPLSNNKGINKQGGGLSAAALTEKDKRDIITAAEIKVDYLAVSFPRSGADLNYARDLAQKAGSNALIVSKVERAEAVVSDEAMDDVIIASDAVMVARGDLGVEIGDPALVAVQKKLISRSRQLNKPVITATQMMESMITSPMPTRAEVMDVANAVLDGTDAVMLSAETAAGDFPEETVKAMSEVCLGAELHPSVQVSKHRLDQQFTTIEETIALSTMYAANHLDGVKAIVALTESGATPQMMSRISSALPIFALSRHEVTLAKMALYRGVQPVYFDSTAYAPEVIAQKALETLTAAGYLQSGDMAMMTKGDAMETVGGTNTSKVVIVA; encoded by the coding sequence ATGTTCCGCAGAACCAAAATTGTAACAACTTTGGGCCCAGCCACTGATCGTGATGACAACCTACGCCGCATTATTGCTGCCGGCGCTAACGTTGTTCGCTTAAACTTCTCTCACGGTGTACCAGAAGATCACAAAAAACGCGCAGACGATACACGAGCTATTGCGAAAGAGCTCGGTGTACACGTTGCCGTACTTGGCGATCTACAAGGTCCTAAAATTCGTATTTCAACTTTTAAAGACAACAAAAAGGTACAGCTAACCTTAGGGCAAGCTTATACCTTAGATGGTGATCTTGGAAAAGGCGAAGGCGATGAGAATCAAGTGGGTATCGATTATAAAGAGCTACCAAAAGATGTCAGCCTAGGCGACATTCTGATGCTCGATGATGGTCGTGTTCAGTTACGAGTTGAAAAAGTAGACGGTAATAAAGTTCACACTATTGTTACTGTTGCTGGTCCTTTATCTAATAATAAAGGCATCAACAAGCAAGGCGGTGGTTTATCTGCTGCTGCGTTAACTGAAAAAGATAAGCGCGATATCATCACTGCAGCGGAGATTAAAGTTGATTATTTAGCAGTATCTTTCCCACGTAGTGGCGCTGACCTCAATTATGCACGTGATTTAGCACAAAAAGCCGGTAGTAACGCGCTGATAGTGTCTAAAGTTGAGCGTGCTGAAGCTGTAGTTTCTGATGAAGCTATGGATGACGTTATCATCGCATCAGATGCCGTTATGGTTGCACGTGGCGATCTGGGTGTTGAGATTGGTGATCCAGCACTTGTTGCTGTTCAAAAGAAACTGATTAGCCGCTCTCGTCAGCTTAATAAGCCAGTTATCACAGCGACTCAAATGATGGAGTCAATGATAACAAGCCCAATGCCAACTCGTGCTGAAGTCATGGACGTTGCAAACGCAGTGCTTGATGGAACTGACGCTGTGATGCTTTCAGCTGAAACCGCTGCCGGTGACTTCCCAGAAGAAACTGTTAAAGCGATGTCTGAAGTTTGTTTAGGTGCAGAGTTACACCCAAGTGTACAAGTATCGAAGCATAGACTTGATCAACAGTTCACCACAATTGAAGAGACTATTGCGCTTTCAACAATGTATGCTGCAAACCATTTAGATGGTGTTAAAGCAATTGTTGCATTGACAGAGTCTGGTGCTACGCCGCAAATGATGTCTCGTATCAGTTCAGCGCTACCGATTTTTGCGTTGTCACGTCATGAAGTGACTCTTGCTAAGATGGCACTTTACCGTGGAGTTCAACCTGTCTATTTTGATTCAACAGCTTATGCTCCTGAAGTAATTGCTCAAAAAGCCTTAGAAACCTTAACTGCTGCCGGTTACCTACAAAGTGGTGACATGGCGATGATGACTAAAGGTGATGCAATGGAAACTGTTGGTGGTACTAACACTAGCAAGGTTGTCATTGTAGCCTAG
- a CDS encoding acyl-CoA dehydrogenase, producing the protein MFITLLVLLIVAVVVIFSVKSIRMQLVTRPVFSFFKKVLPPLSDTEKEAMEAGDVWWEGELFKGKPNWQTLHSYGKPTLTSEEQDFIGNQVETALAMIDDYDIVTNRKDLPPELWQYFKKEGFFALIIPKKFGGRAFSAYANSTIVSKIASRSVSAAVTVMVPNSLGPGELLTHYGTTEQKDFWLPKLADGQAIPCFALTGPEAGSDAGAIPDSGIVCRQEFNGEETLGLKLNWNKRYITLAPVADVLGLAFQMYDPDGLLGEQKHIGITCALIPTDHPGVEIGRRHNPLHLAFMNGTTHGKEVFIPLDWIIGGPQYAGRGWRMLVECLSAGRGISLPALSTALGQMATKSTTAYSAVRQQFGMPIGQFEGVQEALARIISNTYQLEAARRLTTTGIDLNVKPSIVTAIAKYHMTELGRQVMDDAMDIQSGKGIQLGPKNYLGNAYIAQPIAITVEGANILTRSLMIFGQGATRCHPYVLAEMEAAGMEDKPAGLERFDALLTGHIGYAARNAFSAFSHALSGSVFAASPVSGETKQYYKSMTRISSALAIMTDMSMLMLGGDLKRKEMLSARMGDVLSQLYLASATLKLFEDNGRQFDDLPTVKHVMATRLHLAAKALDEAIRNFPNRAVAALLRVMIFPLGNHFNLPDDQLSIEVCNSMSTPGPARDRLTFLCPNIKDDKSGIAEVENAFIAKHECKVLFRRLKQAQREGSLPRKLEPQTLFESALELDLINKAEHQQLSDADQLRLAAINVDDFEVL; encoded by the coding sequence ATGTTTATTACGTTATTAGTACTCTTGATTGTCGCTGTCGTGGTCATATTTAGTGTGAAGAGCATTAGAATGCAGCTGGTGACGCGGCCTGTTTTTAGTTTTTTTAAGAAAGTGCTGCCTCCTTTGTCGGATACCGAAAAAGAAGCAATGGAAGCGGGCGATGTCTGGTGGGAGGGAGAGCTTTTTAAGGGGAAACCTAATTGGCAAACCTTACATAGTTACGGTAAACCGACATTAACTTCTGAAGAACAAGATTTTATAGGTAATCAAGTCGAAACGGCGTTAGCTATGATTGACGATTATGACATCGTGACTAATCGCAAGGATCTTCCTCCGGAGCTTTGGCAGTACTTTAAGAAAGAGGGCTTTTTTGCCCTGATTATTCCCAAAAAGTTCGGTGGTCGTGCCTTTTCTGCTTATGCCAACTCTACGATAGTGAGTAAAATTGCCAGCAGAAGTGTGAGTGCTGCTGTTACTGTGATGGTGCCTAACTCTCTAGGCCCTGGGGAGTTGCTAACGCATTACGGTACAACGGAGCAAAAGGATTTTTGGTTACCGAAACTAGCCGACGGACAGGCTATCCCTTGTTTTGCTCTAACTGGGCCTGAAGCTGGCAGTGATGCTGGTGCAATTCCTGATAGTGGGATTGTCTGTCGCCAAGAGTTTAATGGTGAAGAAACCTTAGGTTTAAAGCTCAATTGGAATAAACGCTATATAACACTTGCCCCTGTGGCTGATGTATTAGGACTCGCTTTTCAGATGTATGATCCAGACGGACTGCTTGGAGAGCAAAAGCATATAGGTATCACATGTGCACTGATCCCAACTGATCACCCTGGTGTTGAAATTGGCCGTCGTCATAACCCATTACACTTGGCCTTTATGAACGGTACTACTCACGGCAAGGAAGTCTTTATTCCGCTAGATTGGATCATTGGTGGGCCGCAGTACGCGGGCCGTGGCTGGCGAATGCTGGTTGAGTGTTTATCTGCTGGGCGGGGAATTTCATTACCTGCGCTTTCTACAGCTTTAGGGCAGATGGCGACTAAATCCACAACGGCTTACAGTGCTGTAAGACAACAATTTGGTATGCCAATTGGTCAGTTTGAAGGTGTACAAGAAGCGTTAGCGCGGATCATTAGTAATACTTACCAGTTGGAAGCTGCAAGACGATTAACGACGACGGGAATCGATCTTAACGTAAAGCCCTCTATTGTTACCGCAATTGCCAAATATCATATGACAGAGTTGGGTCGCCAAGTCATGGACGATGCTATGGATATTCAATCGGGTAAGGGCATCCAATTAGGTCCGAAAAATTATCTAGGGAATGCTTATATAGCGCAACCCATAGCTATTACGGTAGAGGGCGCGAATATTCTGACCCGCAGTTTAATGATTTTTGGTCAGGGAGCGACACGCTGTCACCCCTATGTGTTGGCGGAAATGGAAGCCGCGGGAATGGAAGATAAGCCTGCAGGTCTTGAGCGATTTGATGCACTTTTAACGGGCCATATTGGTTATGCAGCTCGTAATGCCTTTAGTGCTTTTAGTCACGCATTGTCGGGGAGTGTGTTTGCCGCGTCTCCAGTCAGTGGCGAAACAAAGCAGTACTATAAAAGTATGACACGTATATCTTCTGCATTAGCGATAATGACGGATATGTCGATGTTGATGTTAGGCGGGGATCTTAAACGTAAAGAGATGTTGAGTGCTAGAATGGGTGATGTACTCAGCCAGTTATACTTAGCATCTGCAACGTTAAAGTTGTTTGAAGATAATGGTCGCCAGTTTGATGATCTGCCTACGGTTAAACATGTGATGGCAACTCGATTACATTTAGCAGCTAAAGCACTCGATGAAGCGATTCGTAACTTCCCCAACCGCGCAGTGGCAGCCTTGCTGAGGGTGATGATTTTCCCACTAGGCAATCACTTTAACCTGCCTGATGATCAGTTATCAATTGAGGTGTGCAATTCTATGAGCACACCAGGTCCTGCTCGCGATAGATTGACGTTCTTGTGTCCTAACATCAAAGACGATAAAAGCGGAATAGCAGAGGTAGAAAATGCCTTTATCGCCAAACATGAGTGCAAAGTACTCTTTAGGCGATTAAAGCAGGCACAAAGAGAGGGGAGCTTGCCGCGGAAACTTGAGCCGCAAACATTGTTTGAATCAGCTCTTGAGCTTGATTTAATCAATAAGGCAGAGCATCAACAGCTGAGTGACGCGGATCAATTACGATTGGCTGCGATAAATGTGGATGACTTCGAAGTACTATAA
- a CDS encoding M2 family metallopeptidase produces the protein MNMTFTKVSKLSALIAISLGATACTKTEAVSTPAVDKTLEAQQFIADAEAQMADLSIESNRSEWIYSNFITEDTAALSASVSEKYTGTSVKLATQSAQYADLPLNDADKRKLNILRSSIVLPAPLDPAKNAELANISSKLNGLYGKGKYCFEDGRCLTQPELSAIMGESNNPEELLEVWQGWREIAKPMRPLFEREVELANEGAQDLGYANLSELWRSQYDMKPDEFSNELDRLWGQVKPLYDSLHCYVRGELNEQYGESVAPASGPIPAHLLGNMWAQSWGNVYDQVAPEDADPGYDVTELLAKHNFDEIKMVKQAEGFFTSLGFDELPDTFWKRSLFVQPEDRDVVCHASAWDLDNLDDIRIKMCIQKTAEDFTVIHHELGHNFYQRAYKEQPFIFKNSANDGFHEAIGDTVALSITPNYLKQIGLLDEVPDASKDIGLLLKQALDKVAFLPFGLMIDQWRWKVFSGEITPEQYNQAWWELREKYQGVKAPIARSESDFDPGAKYHVPGNVPYTRYFLAHILQFQFHKALCEVAGDTGPVHRCSIYGNKEAGAKLNTMLEMGQSKPWPEALAAVTGTKEMDAKAVLDYFAPLQSWLDQQNKTANRQCGW, from the coding sequence ATGAACATGACCTTTACCAAGGTTTCTAAGTTATCCGCTTTAATTGCAATTTCACTCGGCGCGACAGCATGTACTAAGACTGAAGCGGTCAGCACACCTGCTGTTGATAAAACACTTGAAGCGCAACAGTTTATAGCTGATGCCGAAGCACAAATGGCCGACTTATCAATAGAGAGCAATCGTTCAGAGTGGATTTATAGTAACTTTATCACCGAAGATACAGCTGCACTATCAGCCAGTGTTTCAGAGAAGTACACAGGTACATCTGTAAAGCTCGCGACACAGTCAGCTCAGTACGCTGACCTACCGTTAAACGACGCTGATAAAAGAAAGCTAAACATTCTACGCAGTTCTATTGTGCTTCCAGCACCTTTGGATCCAGCAAAAAATGCCGAATTAGCCAATATTAGTTCAAAATTGAATGGCCTATACGGTAAAGGAAAGTATTGTTTCGAAGACGGACGTTGTTTAACCCAGCCCGAGCTATCGGCGATTATGGGCGAATCAAACAACCCAGAGGAGTTGCTTGAAGTGTGGCAAGGGTGGCGTGAAATTGCAAAACCTATGCGACCTCTGTTTGAACGAGAAGTAGAACTCGCTAACGAAGGAGCTCAAGATCTTGGTTATGCCAATCTATCTGAATTATGGCGCAGCCAATATGATATGAAGCCCGACGAGTTTTCAAATGAACTAGATCGCCTTTGGGGACAAGTTAAGCCACTTTATGACTCACTACATTGCTATGTTCGCGGCGAGCTTAACGAACAATATGGCGAATCGGTAGCGCCAGCATCAGGGCCGATCCCTGCTCACCTTTTAGGCAACATGTGGGCACAAAGCTGGGGCAATGTTTATGATCAAGTAGCGCCTGAAGACGCAGATCCAGGCTACGATGTCACAGAGTTACTCGCAAAACATAACTTTGATGAAATTAAGATGGTTAAACAAGCCGAAGGCTTTTTTACCTCGTTAGGTTTTGATGAATTACCTGATACTTTTTGGAAACGTTCTCTTTTCGTTCAACCAGAGGATCGTGATGTAGTTTGTCACGCTTCAGCATGGGATCTGGATAATCTCGACGATATACGCATAAAGATGTGTATCCAAAAGACAGCTGAAGACTTTACCGTGATTCATCATGAACTCGGACACAACTTCTATCAACGCGCCTATAAAGAGCAACCCTTTATCTTTAAAAACAGTGCTAATGACGGCTTTCATGAAGCCATTGGTGACACTGTTGCTCTATCAATCACGCCAAACTACTTAAAGCAGATTGGTCTACTTGACGAAGTACCTGATGCCTCAAAAGATATAGGTTTACTTTTAAAACAAGCGTTGGATAAGGTTGCGTTCTTACCCTTCGGATTAATGATCGATCAATGGCGCTGGAAGGTATTTAGTGGCGAGATCACACCAGAGCAATATAACCAAGCTTGGTGGGAATTACGCGAAAAATACCAAGGTGTAAAAGCCCCAATCGCCCGTAGTGAAAGTGACTTCGATCCAGGTGCTAAATATCATGTACCTGGTAATGTGCCTTATACACGCTATTTCTTAGCCCATATACTGCAGTTCCAATTCCATAAAGCACTCTGTGAAGTTGCTGGTGATACAGGTCCAGTTCATCGCTGTAGTATTTATGGTAATAAAGAAGCTGGCGCGAAGCTAAATACCATGCTCGAGATGGGACAAAGCAAGCCTTGGCCTGAAGCGTTAGCCGCGGTTACAGGCACCAAAGAGATGGATGCCAAAGCCGTACTTGATTATTTTGCTCCACTGCAAAGCTGGTTGGATCAACAAAATAAAACAGCTAACCGCCAATGCGGATGGTAA
- a CDS encoding YybH family protein: protein MFKKATHRLTLAVCLYLAAMHLAFANDNEALNELYTHFNEAFNELDVSRIQSIYSEDACYIPESQGEEITVGRDNIVALYKTFFGKIQHKKAKIEVDFRVIERNIEGTSATDIGYYLIRFHPSVDAGEPVSEFAGKFVTVSKKKANGKWYLTVDTNNRAEAAFYFNAKPSLNLYYGRQFSAINSYVKPKIHDEPEH, encoded by the coding sequence ATGTTTAAAAAAGCAACTCATCGTTTAACACTAGCAGTTTGTCTGTACTTGGCAGCGATGCATTTAGCCTTCGCCAATGATAACGAAGCGTTAAACGAACTTTATACTCATTTTAACGAAGCATTTAACGAGTTAGATGTCAGTAGAATCCAATCTATTTATTCGGAAGACGCCTGCTATATTCCTGAAAGCCAAGGCGAAGAGATTACGGTGGGACGAGACAATATTGTTGCGCTTTACAAAACTTTTTTTGGAAAAATACAACATAAAAAAGCCAAAATAGAAGTGGACTTTAGAGTCATCGAAAGAAATATTGAAGGCACAAGTGCAACAGATATCGGCTACTATCTGATCCGTTTTCACCCATCGGTTGATGCCGGTGAGCCTGTTAGTGAATTTGCAGGAAAATTTGTCACTGTGTCTAAAAAGAAAGCAAACGGTAAATGGTACTTAACGGTAGATACTAATAACCGTGCTGAAGCTGCATTTTATTTTAATGCTAAACCCTCTTTAAACCTTTATTATGGTCGTCAATTTTCAGCGATAAATAGCTACGTAAAGCCCAAAATTCATGATGAACCCGAACATTGA